The sequence CTGGGTCCTTATGGGGTTGTTGTCCTGGCCCCAGACACTTGGCTGtcatctttgaggctttcatcCCCAGGAGTGGAGGGGAGAAGCTGCTCTGGTGAGAAGAATCCCTCTCCCCCTAATCCTAATCCGGTTTGTTCTCTGGGGAATGAGTTTGTTTTTGTGGGTCTGGGGCTGCTCTGGAAATGAGGACTGCATCCCTTCCCAGCTCCGCCACCGAGTCCTTTTGTTACCCTGACTTCACTTGGGGATAGGGCCAGGTCCTGGGCTGTGCCTTCCTAAGAGGGGCACTGATGAGAATCCTAGCATCCTGGCAGCCTGGTCACTTTCTCTCCTTGTTGCCCCCTGCCTGGGTGCAGGCTCCTCTGGGAGGAAGGGCTCTGTGCACACTCAGGAGCTCGGAGCACCAGGGTGTACACCTGGGCATTTTCCTGCGCAGCTGTGAGGCAGTGTACACTGGGTGGGCGGGAGCAGGCGCAAGGGGGTTATTGTTAGATGGCTCAGGTTTCTTCCCCTCCTGGGCTTTGGGCTCTTTGCTGGAGGGGAAGCTCTTCCGTGGAGGATCTCCCACCTTCCTGGACCTGCTGCCTCCCTCCTGCCTGCCAGGGAGGAGGGGTGGAGTGGGTCTCGGGGGGGCCCTGGCAGATTGGAGAAGGTTGAAGGGCAAAGGACTTACCCCACCCCTCTTGCTGGGAGAAGAGAGACCTGAGATGGACAGACAGCCCACCTCTGCCCTCCCAGAGCCACTTCTATCCCAGCTTTTCCTATTGTCCTGCCCCCGACCATTTCCTCTAGGGCCGAATCTGCTGTGTGGCTGTAGACACAAGAGGGAAGGTATCACCCTTGACTTTGgaagaagagagagtgagaggatGACTCTAGGACCCTTTTTCTCATTCTCCCAGTGCTGGAGCAAGACCCCCCTCCCCTAGGGGGATAGTTGGAGCAGGGCTGCCAGAGTCACCCCTTCCACTGCCTTGGCCACCTTCTCCAGAGGGCTGGAGAGAAGCTGGGATCTGAGACCTTGGTCTCCAGCCCCTGTCTCTTCTTAGCCCATGGGGACAGCTCAGCTCTTCCTGGCCCAGAACtggagagggaggaggatcacAGAGAGTAGGACAGGCAGTGTATTGGTGAGCCCTTCCCCTAAACCACTGGACATGGGGAAGTGGAGACCTGTCCCCACATCCATTCTGGGGTGGGGTAGTAGACCTAGAGGCCTGGGTTTCCAGTTCCCGTAGTCTGAGCGTGGGTGTGCATATATAAGTGAGTGAGGTGTCAGTGGACTCGGGTCCTGAGGCTGTGAGGTTGGGAGTGATGGGGGTCTGGGGGCTTGCCTTGAGGCACAGGAAGGACCCGGAGTCTGAGGGTGGCAACTAGACTCAGTCTAGAATATGTGGGGCCAATGCCACCACCTTGGAAGGGTCCCCTTGGGTGTGTGGAAGTCCGCTGGTGACTGGAGCTGCCTCCAGCCCCCTCTTGGGGAATTCTCCACTCTCCCCTTTACTGCCACTGAAGGTGGGAAGAGCAGGTTGGCTCTGGGAGGAGGTGGCCTGGGTTCTGCAGGGCCCTAGGGACATTGCCTCCCTCCCCAGAGCCCTCATTTCGGTGCATTAGAGGACAAGGGGGGTGCACAGGATGTGGCTCCCCATCTGTCTCCCACCAATCTCCGCCACTCACACCTCCGCCCGCTCCCAGACGTCCAAGAATGTGAAGCACGTGGATGCCCgtagttgggggagggggagacgCTTATCAGGCGGCCGCTGGGCTAGGGGCCTTCTTCCGCTGCCGCGGTACACCCAGAGCTACCCCCGCCTCTCCCCGGGAGGAGGAAGGACGGTACAGAGGGCCCTACGCCCCCTCCCCAACCATCCCCAGGGGCTGCGAGGGGAGCTGCGGAGGAGCGGGCGCCAGCTGGATTGGGAGGGGAGCCGCTGGCCGGGGGCCCGGCTGATTTCCTGCTGATCTCCTCCAGGAAACCGGCCCCTTGTGCGAGCCTGCGAACGGCTCGGGGGCGTGGGGAATCCGGAGTGGAGCGCTCTGCGCCGCCCGCCCTGCCAGGATGGGGAGCGAGGGAGGGGCACCCTGGCAGCGTCGGCGGGAGGGGACGCCTGGCTTCCTGGGTCAGTTCCAGTCCTCTGTTGGGCGCTGGAACTTTGAGCTGAGAAGGTGTGGTCCTTCTCTAGCCCGAGTCCTTCTGCAGGAAGAGGAGAGATTGGTGGGCTGGGCCTCTGGGGAGGGAGGTTAGCAGGGATGGGCCAGGCCCGGGCAGTCCCTCCCCCGTTGGtgtccctccccactccacctGTGTGTGCAGGGAGTTATGGCCGTGTCCTAACTCTTGCAGAGGCTGTGAGGATTCCGGAGTTCCCCACACCTCCGGCCTTGGTCCTTGTACCTCACCTCCTTGGACTGCTggctggaggcctggggaggtGGGGCATCGAGCTCTGGGTTCAAAGGGCAGAGCAGGGAAACCTCAGAGCTGGGTTACCTGGGTGACAGGTGGGGATGTGCTGGAGGTAGGGGGCAGGCTATGTTACAGCCTCCAAGGCAGTCAAGCTGCCGTTGGGTGGGCTAAAAGGAGGCCTTGCCCAGCCTAAACTGTAGTCCTTGCCTCTGGTCATCTCTCCCATTctgccaaaaaataattttaaaaagcacattctcTCAGTTCCGTAAACACCCTCTGTTGGACTTTGCTTTAGCTCCATGTTTTTATGGCTTTTTGCCCTCTAGTCTGTCCCAGGCCTTAGAGCTGTTTACCTCTCATCCTGGTATCCCCCATGACTCCCCATACCCTAGCTCCCCTCGTGACATCCCGCTCTGTACCCCCAAAGCTCCCTCagtcctttctccctctccagtcTGGTTCATTTTAGAAGTGGGGCCTTGGGAGAGGCGGGGCCCAGGGCAAACGGTGGATTAGGAGGGGTGGGGAGGTCAGTGCCTTCTTCCTCTGCTTGTCGGAATGCTGACCAAGATTCTAGGCCATGGTCCCCCCAACCCTCCACATACCCCCTTGCCCTTgatctcccctccccccaccagtCTGGATTGTCTATTGTTACTGCTTTTACGTCTTGGAAAAAGTTAGCACAACAAAGGGCTGCTTTGTGGCTCaccccctctgcctcctggcctcacCCAGGCCCCCCAACCCCGCCCCCCCAGCAGCTGTTCTCAGGCCTCTCAGCCTGTCTGATTTGCTTGTCTGGCCTggggagaatgaggtgggagaaAACCAGGCCAGGGCAGTTGGTGTTGGAGTGAAGAGCAGACGGCGGTGGGGAGGTCAGGAGAGAATCTGCTGGGCTGGGGATGGTGTGGGCATCAACTGTCCCATTGCTGCAGGCTGGTCTTGGGGCAGGGAAGGGGATGGGGGGCCATAGCAGTGCTGGTcagccaggctggcctgggaAGTGGTGCCCAGGCACTACTAAGAGCCAGGAAAGCCCTGCCAAGGTTGTTGGCCTAGTTCCCTGTCATCAGCCGCCTAGCAGCCCCCACTGTGTCTGCAGGTAAGGGGGGAGGGTGGTAGCACATAGTCAGCCCCTGGTGTTCCCATGCTTCCTTCCTCTGTGCCCCAATTTTAGGGCCATGTGATTTGGGGCTatgtgactcatgtctgtaaggTGCTTGGGCCAGGAGCTGTGGGCACCTTTAAATGCCAGCCAGTCTCATGTGCCGGAGTTTGGGGTAGGGCTAGGTAGGATTGTGGAATATGGGAGGAGGCAGGGATCTGTCTACCTAGGGAGGCATCCTCATCCATCCTTGGCCCTGGACAAGAGAACTTGAACGTTGGTAGGGGCCTCAGGACGATGCTGCGTGGCCCCTTGGGAATCTGGGATTGTCCTGGTCATAGTTCTTATCTTGCACCCAACACCCTTAGCTGCCCAGGCTTTGGACATGGATAGCCCCTACCCAACCCAGCCCTGTTCTGCCTACAGTGATGGGCATGGAGCCAGACACTGGGGAGGATTTGGCCAGTGAGGGCTGCCCCTGCTGTCTGGGTCACCCCTCCTGGCTGCCCTCTTGGAGCTGAATAACAGAAGGGGAGGGGTTAGTAACCCGGACATAGTATTGAGGCCAGACAGACAGAGCATTGATGGGAACAGACCCCCTTTGTCATGCCATCTCTCCCCAGATGGGGGGTACCCAGAATAATGGGCTTTTGGGGCCCTGGGGACTCTTCTCCCTGTATTCAGGGTATCTCCCCCTATCTCAGGGAGACACCTCCTACTGTGCCCAGCATTTGTGACTCTTCTTTGCACCCCCTGCCTTGGGTCCCTGGCCCTGGGATTGTTTGGGTGGAGGAGGGGCAGTGGCTGCTGGCAGAATGGGGTGGAGGGGGGAGCGGAAGCAGAGGGGGCGGGGGAGTGGCCGGCTTTGAATATCCTGTTGACCCCAGTTTCCTCTGCCCCCAGCTTAtgtcctcttccctccctcctcttcaaGCGTTAACTCCTTCCTAACTCGGGGGGAGAACGGGGCCAGGCCGCCCAGGGGCAAGAGCTTTAGAATCAGGGTGACCCCCACCCCTACTCCCCAAGCACAGTCACGGCACACATACAAATGTGATGGTTTATCATtgtatctttgtggttttgaagGTGGGGGTCCTAGGAGTCCAGAGGAGTGATGGGGTGCTGGAGGCTTCATTGGCAGCCTCCTGCCCTGAGTCTGGCTGGGGAGTCCCAGTTTTCTTAAGACTTGAATCCTGCCAGCAGTGGTGAGGCTGGGAGAGGCTCTTAGGAGGGACGGTGAGGCAGGGTGGAGCTTGGTACTAAGGATGGCGACCTAGGTCTCTAActgcccctcccctcttctctctctagcCATTGAGACCCAGAGCAGCAGTTCTGAAGAGATAGTGCCCAGCCCTCCCTCGCCACCCCCTCTACCCCGCATCTACAAGCCTTGCTTTGTCTGTCAGGACAAGTCCTCAGGCTACCACTATGGGGTCAGCGCCTGTGAGGGCTGCAAGGTGAGTTGAAGGGGTCATTGGGAAGGACAGCTTGATGAGGTCAATGGGATGTCCCCACTTCTGTGTCCTGGGAGTGTGCAGTTGGGGGGTGTCCCTGAAGTTGCTGCTCTTCTTTCTCTGTGGAAGTTGGCAGCAAGCAGGGACACCTACCACAGTTTCCCCACAGGTCCTCCCCCATAAATGTGCAGGGCTCCCTCAAACCAGAGgtcccctcctgcctcagctcctttCCCTGTCTCTATCCTCCAGCTGGCAGGGCGTACGCCTGCTCTGCCACCGCTGCCCAGGTTGCCATGGTGAGCTGGCTGCCGACTGGCTCTTGGCTGGGGACCCAGGAGGCCTCCCCCGGCGGCCCTGCCTGAACCTCACCATGGCAGCCTGGCAGGAGGCAGTTAGGAGCAGGCACCCTGCCTTAGCTTCCCCTTCAGGTGCCCGGGCTGTGGGCTCCCCAGTGTCTGGCTGGATTTCCCCATCCTCACGTTAGGTGCCAGGGTGCAGGTATACCTGGTCCTTAGCAGCCCTGCGCCCGgcttctcctcctttccctggGGCCTGAGCCTCTGTGTGCGTTTCTTCCTCCAGAGATTGGGGCTCAGAATCTTCACAGCTTTGGGCCTTGCAGCTCTGGGCTGCTCTTCAGCCTGGAGTAGCTATCCCCAGATGTGGGACGGAGGTCAAGGGCAAAGCACAAGGACTCAGGCTGTGTGTCTGCCTGTCCTGTCTGGTTGTTCCTGGTCTGTTCTTCCTCTGTCCGCCTGTCCCTCTGGTCAGCCTGTATGTGGAGCCCCTGGCCAGCCTGGGTCTGTGTCTGTGATGGGTCGGTGCACACCTGTCTTGGTGAACTCACATCTTTCTGCCTTGCTcctgagtgcatgtgtgtgttcgcCTCCATTTCTCTGGCCAGCCCGTGTATCTGCCTCCTGGCCTCTTCGGGCTTGTCTTCTTTTCCTGTGTTCTGAGTTCAGGGGTGTGGGTTCCAGATCCCTGGCTGTTGCCCAGTTAGCCCCATGTCTTCCTATTTCTGACTCACCAGCAGCCCTGAGGTCTTTTCCCTGGAAGGGAGGAGTCAGGTGTGTGCTGTGGGTTGGGGGAAGACTCCTGCCCATCCTGCAGTGTTGAGGCAGGTACTGGGATTCTCCTGAGGAGGATCCTTTTAGGTGAATCATTCTCCCCAGCTTTTCTGGCCTGCTCAGGTAGGCGATGGGCAAACGCTTGGGGGCAGCAGCTGGCCTGGCCCTCCTCCCCTAGACTGAGACCGTAGCCAGGCACTGCTCCCACTGTGGGTGTGGACAACCTGACTCCCTCCCCTCCATACCCAGGGCTTCTTCCGCCGCAGCATCCAGAAGAACATGGTGTACACGTGTCACCGGGACAAGAACTGCATCATCAACAAGGTGACCCGGAACCGCTGCCAGTACTGCCGACTGCAGAAGTGCTTTGAAGTGGGCATGTCCAAGGAGTGTGAGTGCCATAGGGCAGGGGCCGAGTCCCGCCTCAGTTGGGGTCTCAGATGCTCCTAAAGACCAAGGGAGCAGGGCTCTGTGGATGTTTGTGCACATGCATGAACACGCATGCCGTGGTGTGCGGGCTCACGGTTGAGGATGGTTTGTGTGTAGCTGCAAGGACCTGTTTGCGAGTCTGGCTGGCTGTGTGTCCACGGGCAGGTCTGTGCTCCGGGACCGTGTATGTGTAACCATTCCTGTTTCTGCACGTCTGGCTGTGTGTGcttgcgtatgtgtgtgtgtgtgcatgctccAGGATGGCTTTCTTCCAGGCCGTGCTTGGTTTTGGGGTGGGGCTCAGAGGCATAGGCAGTCCCTTCTGATTGTGAGTCTTAGGGGAGGGGCTTGAATTCTGAGGGGTGCTTGGCTGGACTTATGTGTGTATGGGGGGGTGGAAGGGCTGGCACAAGGATCCAAAAGCCATTGTCTAGTTAAGCCTGGGATTCAGAGTTGGAAGAAAGAATTGGGACTTCTCAGATCCCAGAGGAAACGGGGTTTCCACTTTGGGCTCAGCTGAGGcctgatggagggagggagggaaaggctgGACAGGGAGACCCTCTTGTGTTGAATCATGGGTGTTGCCATGGTGACCGGTGATTGATGATGTCAGAGATAAATGACGCTGACAGACGCCTCCTTGTCTGCGTGGCCGTTGCCATGGAGCCTGAGCCTTGGGGgatgggatgggggagggggctgcAGGACCCCCTAGCCCTTTGtggggagggcagtggggagggggcacGGGTGAGATGGTTCTGACTGTTGCACGAAGAGCCCCAGACAGGAATGGAGGGGACTGGAGTGTCCTGCCACAGGAGGCTGGGGGTGCCTtgtcctgagcccaggaagtggctCCTGCTGCAAGAGTGGGTGACAACTCAAGACCCACAAGCCTGGAACCCTTCGCTTAAGGGCTGTCACCTCCTCCTCTCTGTTTGTGCCACCTTCTGCTCTTTTCATGGCAGAAGGACCAGGGAGGGGaccccttctccctcccaccGCCaactccccttctccctcccaccGCCAACTCCCCCTCTCCCGGCTGCTCTGTGCCCCGGAGCTGAGCAGCTGCCATTTCAATAGAATTAAAGCTTCCGAATGATAAACGTCTTGTCACAGCTGCAATTTTCTCTTCCCAAATTATCCCcccactctccctctccctctcccttctctcccctgcACTTTATTGAATTTGCAGAATCGACATGAGTGATCTCCAAATTATGCCAGCTACCCCCACCTCGCTACCCCCTCCCtgagcccctcccccaccctcccttcctcccgcgtcagcagccaccaccaccagcccTGTGAGTGATTGTGTGTCTGGATAATCGGCTGGTAACGACCCCATCGCTTCTTTAAAGCCGAGTGGTGTGTGCGGCTCAGCGCCCCTGGTGATTTGTCAGCTCCCCAGCTAATGGGCCAAGAGATTCTCCCCGCCAGGTCCCCCACTCTCAGGCTGGGGAGCCCTACTCCCCACTTGCCCCAGGAGCTGCTCAGAGCCAGTCCCAAGGGACCCCCAGGGAGACTGCAGCTGGGAGGGCTGGGTGAGTGGAGGCGGGAGAAGGACCTTCCTGGGGAAAGAGGAGGCAGAGCACCTAGGAGGGCACCGTCGCCTGGAGTGTGAGCTGGAGTAGACGCGTGGGGGATAGCATGCGGCTGGctatggggtggggtggggggtgtgtgCAGGGCCACAGCTGTGCTCATGGGGCTTCTGGGGCAGAACTTGATGTGTGGGTTGGGTGGGCATGGAGGGCTGGAGTGCGTGGCAATGCCTTGCCTGCCCGTGAACGCGTGCTGTGTGCGCGTGCTTACAAGCCTGGGTGACCTCCTCAGCAGCTGGCAGCTCTCTGTCAGGCTGGGGGTGGACGAGGCCCTGAGCAGCCTGCAGCTGCCCTCTTAACCCCCTCTGCCCTCCACAGCTGTGAGAAACGACcgaaacaagaagaagaaggaggtgCCCAAGCCCGAGTGCTCTGAGAGCTACACGCTGACGCCGGAGGTGGGGGAGCTCATTGAGAAGGTGCGCAAAGCGCACCAGGAAACCTTCCCTGCCCTCTGCCAGCTGGGCAAATACACTACGGTATGGCTTTCCCCCGGCCTGCAGGGTGGGATTTGCCCAGGGCCACAGGGCCAGGATGGGCCCCTCTCAGGCACCCCTTCTTGTGCCAGGCAAGATCTCTGcgtccttcccttcccctctcttctccctcctcctgctgccTCTTCCCAAGGAGCTCCCAGGAAGTGAAGGCTGGGTAGAGGGCAGGCCTGTGGGGGCTGGAGCCAGGCTGAGAAGGGGTGCCATGGAGAAGAAGGCCctcactctccctcctcccccagaaCAACAGCTCAGAACAACGTGTCTCTCTGGACATTGACCTCTGGGACAAGTTCAGTGAACTCTCCACCAAGTGCATCATTAAGACTGTGGAGTTCGCCAAGCAGCTGCCCGGCTTCACCACCCTCACCATCGCCGACCAGATCACCCTCCTCAAGGCTGCCTGCCTGGACATCCTGGTGAGGGTCTGCACCCTGGCCCCCAGGCACTGCCCCTGTGTCCTGGGTAGATGTCCTTCCAGCCAGACAGCCACCCTCCTAAATGTCTGTCTGCAATCAACCTGTCCAAATGCCCACCGCCCAAATGTCTGCCCTTCCTCTCCCCATATGTCCACCTGTCCACTCGTCTCCCTGTCCACTCAGCCACCTAGCAGCCAGATGTGCAGGAGCTCACCTGTTCACCCATACACATATCCAGCCACccagccatccatccatttaGCCAGTAATAAAGATTCACGtaggagccaggtgcagtggctcatacctgtaatcccagcactttgggaggccgagcgaggcaggaggatcacttgaggctggaagttcaagaccaccctgggcaacatagtgagaccttatttctgcaaaaaactaaaaagattcaCCTAGGATCCTCTGGCCAGTGTTCGAGCTGGGTGTCAGGAACCCAGCGGTGAATGCACCACCATCCCCTCTCTTGAAAACCTTCCATGTGAGGCAAGAGATAAGTCAACAGAGGTTGCAAAACTGTGATCAATGCTTCCTGGAGATTGGGGGAGGGCTTGTGACTGCTTGGGCCTGAAGGATGATGtctcagaggaggtgacatctAGGGGTTTGTAGAGGGGGAGGTGAGAGGGTAGCCCTAACTCAGGAGCAGGAAGTGAAAGACTTGCTGCTGTGAGGCCATGCTGAGCTCAGGGGACTGCCGGGCACTCGGTGAGGTGAGCCCGAGGGTAGACTGGGCTGGAGGCTGgatgcagggggtgggggcaggaagagGTGGTGGGAACTGCCAAAGCCTAGGCTGGAGGGAGCACTCTCCTTCCTGCTGTCCCTGACAAGGGCTCGGTCCACCTGTTCCCTCTTGGTCACCTCCAGGGTGGGGAACCTGGGATTTGACGAGactgtcatttctttttatgtttttcttttttgagatggagtttcactcttgtcacccaggctggagtgcagtagtatgatcttggctcactgcagcctgcaactgctgcctcccgggttcaagcgattctcctgcctcagcctcctgagtagctgggattacaggcacccgccaccacacccggctaatttttgtatttttgtagagacggggtttcaccatgttggccaggccggtctcgaactcctgacctcaggtgatcctcccgcgtGAGCCGGCAGACTGTCATTTCTCCATGGGCACCTCTGAATGTTGAGGCGGGTGATGGGTGGGAGGTTTAGATTGTGCTGCCTGCAGGGGCTCCCATCCCCATGCCGTGGATGCAGGAGG comes from Homo sapiens chromosome 17, GRCh38.p14 Primary Assembly and encodes:
- the RARA gene encoding retinoic acid receptor alpha isoform X3, with translation MPIETQSSSSEEIVPSPPSPPPLPRIYKPCFVCQDKSSGYHYGVSACEGCKGFFRRSIQKNMVYTCHRDKNCIINKVTRNRCQYCRLQKCFEVGMSKESVRNDRNKKKKEVPKPECSESYTLTPEVGELIEKVRKAHQETFPALCQLGKYTTNNSSEQRVSLDIDLWDKFSELSTKCIIKTVEFAKQLPGFTTLTIADQITLLKAACLDILILRICTRYTPEQDTMTFSDGLTLNRTQMHNAGFGPLTDLVFAFANQLLPLEMDDAETGLLSAICLICGDRQDLEQPDRVDMLQEPLLEALKVYVRKRRPSRPHMFPKMLMKITDLRSISAKGAERVITLKMEIPGSMPPLIQEMLENSEGLDTLSGQPGGGGRDGGGLAPPPGSCSPSLSPSSNRSSPATHSP